The DNA region TGAACTTATATGTAGTAGTTGTTCAATGGCAATTGAAAAGAGATTAAAAAAAATTCCTAATATTGAATTTCAAATTGGGATTGTAACACGAACTGTTAAAATTACTTATGATGAAACTCTTGTTACAAAAGAAGTGATTTTTCAACAAATTAAAAAAGCTGGTTATGATTTTGATGAAATTGCAACTGAACAGTTGTAATTTAGTTTTGACAAATGAAAAAACAACTAAAAACAAAATTAACAAAACGGCAAATTCGTGATTTATATGAATTAATTATTGCGATTATCTTAGATATACCGTTATTGTTGGGGATGATTCCCAGTTTAAGTATTTTACATAACCAATGATTACAATTAACTTTTGCGACAATTATTTTATTTTATTGTGGTCGTCGCTACTATATTAACATGTTTAATGAAATCTTCCGGTGACATTTGTTAGGAATGAATACATTAATTGGTTTAGGAACCTTATTATCCTATGGCTATAGTATTTATTTAATTGCTAGCCATAGTAGTTATATGTTGTTGTTTGAAACAGCAGCAACAATTATTATGATTATGTTGTTAGGAAATATTATTAATACTAATGTTCAACGAAAAGTTGCGGTTGGAATTGAAAGAGTAATTACGTTGCAAGTTGATCAAGCCAATCGTGTTGATGCTGATCAAAGAGTTGTAGTGATTAATACAAAAGAGGTTCATGTTAATGATATTTTATTAATTAAAAAAGGAGAGAAAGTTCCTGTTGATGGGATTGTACACCAAGGAACTGGTTATTTGAACGAAGCAATGCTAACCGGGGAAAGCAATATTATTGAAAAAAACCTTGGTGATGAAGTAATTGGGGGAACAGTTAATATGGGTGAGCCTTTTTACTTACAAGCAAAAAAAGTTGGAGCTGATACTGTTTTAGCAAATATTTTACAAAAGGTGGATGAAATTCAAAGTCAA from Spiroplasma sp. NBRC 100390 includes:
- a CDS encoding heavy-metal-associated domain-containing protein, yielding MTLVKIHVPELICSSCSMAIEKRLKKIPNIEFQIGIVTRTVKITYDETLVTKEVIFQQIKKAGYDFDEIATEQL